In Allomuricauda ruestringensis DSM 13258, the following proteins share a genomic window:
- a CDS encoding alpha-N-arabinofuranosidase, which produces MKYFALLFCLIFSMQLFAQQSVVVQITEDSNSPQISKQIYGHFAEHLGRCIYEGLYVGEENKIIPNTDGVRNDIIEALKELNIPNLRWPGGCFADTYHWKDGVGPKEDRPTIVNRWWGGTTEDNSFGTHNFLNLCEELGAEPYLSANVGSGTVQELIDWVQYTNHDGISPMADWRRENGREKPWKVKYWGVGNETWGCGGNMTAEYYADIYRQYATFMPGWSGDTEVYRIASGASEDDYHWTETLMKNVPHHLMEAVALHDYAVIDWSNKGPSVNFDDEVYFKSMEQALKMEEYVTKHIEIMDKYDPEGKVDLFVDEWGGWYDAEPEVKNGVLYQQNTIRDVMIAGTVLNTFNNHARRVKMANLAQMVNVLQAVILTDEEKMIKTPTYHVMHMYKVHQDARLLPSKIDKNITFRGLPALSVSASKDETGKVHISLVNIDPENEMPVELDISGLEIKSINGQVLTSDKLQDYNSFDDPEKVTPKEFKGAKLKKGKISLTVPAHSLIVLQGK; this is translated from the coding sequence ATGAAATATTTTGCCTTACTTTTTTGCTTGATTTTCTCAATGCAATTGTTCGCACAACAATCGGTTGTGGTTCAAATTACAGAAGATTCCAATTCGCCACAAATCAGCAAACAGATTTATGGCCATTTTGCCGAACATCTGGGACGTTGCATTTATGAAGGGCTTTATGTTGGGGAGGAAAACAAAATCATTCCCAATACCGATGGAGTCCGAAACGATATTATCGAGGCGCTCAAGGAACTCAATATCCCTAATTTAAGGTGGCCTGGAGGTTGTTTTGCCGATACCTACCACTGGAAAGATGGGGTAGGGCCCAAAGAAGATAGACCTACCATTGTGAACCGATGGTGGGGCGGAACCACAGAGGACAACAGCTTTGGGACCCATAACTTTTTGAACCTTTGTGAAGAATTGGGAGCGGAACCCTACCTCTCTGCAAATGTGGGCAGTGGCACTGTGCAGGAGTTGATAGACTGGGTGCAGTACACCAACCATGATGGAATCAGTCCCATGGCCGACTGGCGCCGTGAAAATGGTCGTGAAAAACCATGGAAGGTAAAATATTGGGGCGTGGGCAACGAAACCTGGGGCTGTGGCGGGAACATGACAGCTGAATATTATGCCGATATCTATCGACAATATGCCACCTTTATGCCAGGTTGGTCCGGAGATACAGAAGTTTACAGAATTGCATCCGGTGCATCGGAAGATGATTATCACTGGACGGAAACCCTGATGAAAAATGTGCCGCACCATTTGATGGAAGCCGTGGCCCTTCATGATTATGCAGTCATTGATTGGTCCAACAAGGGGCCATCCGTTAATTTTGATGATGAGGTCTACTTCAAATCGATGGAGCAGGCGTTGAAAATGGAAGAGTACGTCACCAAACACATCGAGATTATGGACAAGTACGATCCCGAAGGGAAAGTGGACCTTTTTGTGGACGAGTGGGGAGGCTGGTACGATGCCGAACCCGAGGTAAAAAACGGGGTGCTGTACCAACAGAACACCATCCGCGATGTGATGATCGCAGGAACAGTGCTCAATACGTTCAACAACCACGCCCGAAGGGTGAAAATGGCCAATCTGGCCCAAATGGTCAATGTGTTGCAGGCCGTGATTCTCACCGATGAGGAAAAAATGATCAAAACCCCTACCTATCATGTCATGCACATGTACAAAGTGCACCAAGATGCACGGCTGTTGCCATCCAAAATTGATAAAAACATAACATTCAGGGGACTTCCGGCCCTATCCGTATCCGCATCAAAGGACGAAACGGGAAAGGTTCATATCTCCTTGGTGAACATAGATCCTGAAAACGAAATGCCCGTAGAACTGGATATTTCCGGTCTGGAAATCAAAAGCATCAATGGGCAGGTTTTGACATCGGATAAGTTACAGGACTATAATTCCTTTGATGACCCCGAAAAAGTGACGCCAAAGGAATTCAAGGGAGCCAAATTGAAAAAAGGAAAAATATCGCTTACCGTTCCCGCACACTCGCTTATTGTTTTACAAGGAAAATAG
- a CDS encoding L-ribulose-5-phosphate 4-epimerase codes for MSSKYKSLKEECYEANMELNALGLVIYTFGNVSAVDRDNAVFAIKPSGVPYETLKPADIVIMDYDNNVVEGSLRPSSDTKTHSHLYKNWENIGGVAHTHAIYSVSWAQAQKDIPIFGTTHADHLTQDIPCAPPMADELIEGNYEHNTGIQILDCFKERNLNYNEVEMILIGNHGPFAWGKNAAKAVYNTKVLETVAQMAYLTLQINPQAPRLKDSLIKKHYERKHGKNAYYGQ; via the coding sequence ATGAGCTCAAAATACAAATCGCTTAAGGAAGAATGCTACGAGGCGAACATGGAACTCAATGCCCTTGGACTTGTAATATACACCTTTGGAAATGTAAGTGCCGTGGACAGGGACAATGCTGTTTTCGCCATAAAACCCAGTGGTGTACCATACGAAACCCTAAAACCAGCGGATATCGTAATTATGGATTACGATAATAATGTGGTTGAAGGAAGTCTTAGGCCATCATCCGACACCAAAACGCATAGCCATCTCTATAAAAACTGGGAAAATATTGGGGGAGTGGCCCATACGCATGCCATATATTCCGTTTCTTGGGCACAGGCCCAAAAGGATATACCAATTTTTGGAACTACACATGCCGATCACCTTACCCAAGATATTCCTTGTGCCCCACCGATGGCAGATGAGCTGATTGAAGGAAATTACGAGCACAATACGGGAATTCAAATCTTGGATTGTTTTAAGGAAAGAAATTTGAATTACAACGAGGTTGAAATGATACTCATTGGAAACCATGGCCCATTTGCTTGGGGCAAAAACGCGGCCAAGGCAGTTTACAATACCAAAGTACTGGAAACGGTGGCCCAAATGGCCTACTTAACCTTACAGATTAACCCTCAAGCGCCTAGATTAAAAGATTCATTAATAAAAAAACACTACGAACGTAAGCATGGAAAAAATGCTTACTACGGTCAATAA
- a CDS encoding glycoside hydrolase family 127 protein, with the protein MKKTLLAMTSLLVLTTSCKEQPEKQQDSEDMAHAASGYPIEPINIKNVKVHDDFWLPIIERVQEKTIEYAIEKCREEGRFDNFLIAGGQMEGSVKGAMPFDDTDVYKVIEGASNSLISAPNPKLEKLLDSLVAIIKVGQENDGYLTTWRTIDPATPPASWVEVDKGERWESLDMSHELYNAGHLFEAAVVHYKATGKRNFLDIAIKNADLMVQTFGEGEGKIAAVPGHQIIETGLIKLYQTTGKKEYFDLAKYFLDHRGKSEHHQLFGDYSQDHVPVTEQDEVVGHAVRAVYMYAGMTDIAAIEKDTAYLKAVNALWDNMVNKKMYITGGIGAKHEGEAFGENYELPNLTAYNETCAAIGDVYWNHRLHNLTGDVKYFDVIERTLYNGLISGLSLDGQKFFYPNALESDGVYKFNQGACTRKDWFDCSCCPTNVIRFLPAMPGLIYSKTDDTIYVNLYAANGATVNLKDRAVKLSQETKYPWDGKVKLMVDPTEKGKFTIKFRVPGWARNKVLPGNLYQYATVINKKNKISLNGEELDLQAGDGYFTIAKEWEKGDVVELEFPMEVRKVEANQLVEENKDKMSLEYGPMVYAVEEIDNKDNFEKIALSTDDEFQINMQPDLLGGVNTISNEDLTAIPYYTWSNRGIGKMKVWLPAKKAEGNTD; encoded by the coding sequence ATGAAAAAAACATTATTGGCAATGACCAGTCTGCTGGTGTTGACAACATCATGTAAAGAGCAACCGGAAAAACAACAAGATAGCGAAGACATGGCCCATGCGGCATCCGGGTATCCCATTGAGCCCATAAACATAAAAAATGTAAAGGTACACGATGATTTTTGGCTGCCCATCATTGAAAGGGTACAGGAAAAAACCATTGAATATGCCATAGAAAAATGCAGGGAAGAGGGTAGGTTCGATAACTTTTTGATTGCTGGGGGCCAGATGGAAGGCTCGGTTAAAGGAGCCATGCCCTTTGATGATACGGATGTGTATAAGGTTATAGAGGGAGCTTCCAATTCACTGATCAGCGCACCAAACCCCAAATTGGAAAAATTGCTGGATTCCTTGGTGGCCATCATAAAAGTGGGACAGGAAAACGATGGTTACCTTACTACCTGGCGGACCATAGACCCTGCAACCCCCCCGGCAAGTTGGGTAGAGGTAGACAAGGGCGAGCGTTGGGAATCTTTGGATATGAGCCATGAACTCTATAATGCGGGACATTTGTTCGAAGCTGCCGTAGTGCATTACAAGGCTACTGGGAAGCGGAATTTTTTGGACATCGCTATAAAAAATGCGGACCTTATGGTTCAGACCTTCGGTGAGGGGGAAGGTAAAATTGCCGCTGTGCCGGGACACCAGATTATTGAAACAGGCTTGATAAAACTCTATCAAACCACGGGCAAGAAAGAATATTTCGACTTGGCCAAATACTTTTTGGACCATAGGGGAAAGTCGGAACACCACCAACTTTTTGGTGATTATTCCCAGGACCATGTGCCCGTGACCGAACAAGACGAGGTTGTGGGGCATGCCGTGAGGGCAGTGTACATGTATGCTGGGATGACGGACATAGCCGCCATTGAAAAAGACACGGCATATTTGAAAGCGGTAAATGCCCTTTGGGACAATATGGTGAACAAGAAAATGTATATCACAGGCGGAATCGGGGCGAAGCACGAAGGAGAGGCTTTTGGCGAGAATTACGAATTGCCCAACCTTACCGCCTATAACGAAACTTGTGCGGCCATTGGCGATGTGTATTGGAACCACAGATTGCACAACCTGACAGGTGATGTAAAGTATTTTGACGTGATTGAGAGGACCTTGTACAACGGGTTGATTTCTGGGCTTTCTCTGGATGGACAAAAATTCTTTTACCCCAATGCCCTGGAATCCGATGGGGTGTATAAATTCAATCAAGGGGCCTGTACAAGAAAGGACTGGTTCGATTGTTCCTGTTGCCCCACCAACGTCATACGATTTCTTCCTGCTATGCCCGGTTTGATTTATTCCAAAACGGATGATACCATTTATGTAAACCTATACGCAGCGAACGGTGCCACGGTCAATCTTAAAGATCGTGCCGTAAAACTATCGCAGGAAACCAAATATCCTTGGGATGGTAAAGTAAAACTGATGGTAGATCCTACCGAAAAAGGCAAGTTTACCATAAAGTTCAGGGTTCCTGGATGGGCTAGAAACAAGGTGTTGCCCGGTAATCTTTACCAATATGCCACAGTCATCAATAAAAAAAATAAGATAAGTCTGAACGGAGAGGAACTCGATCTTCAAGCTGGGGATGGTTATTTTACCATTGCGAAGGAGTGGGAGAAAGGAGATGTGGTCGAACTGGAATTCCCAATGGAAGTAAGAAAAGTGGAAGCCAATCAACTGGTGGAGGAAAACAAGGATAAAATGTCCTTGGAATATGGCCCAATGGTTTATGCTGTGGAAGAGATTGACAACAAGGACAACTTTGAAAAAATAGCCCTGTCCACTGATGATGAATTTCAAATCAATATGCAGCCTGATCTATTGGGCGGGGTAAACACCATTTCCAATGAAGATTTGACCGCTATACCCTATTATACGTGGTCCAATAGGGGAATCGGGAAAATGAAGGTATGGTTGCCCGCAAAAAAGGCAGAAGGCAATACGGATTGA
- a CDS encoding ribulokinase yields the protein MKAYVIGLDYGSDSVRAVMIDAQNGAELASEVFWYPRWKAQKYCRPAINQFRQHPLDHIEGLEHTISSVMEQSGVSPETVKGICIDTTGSSPMPVTEDGTALACVEGFQENPNAMMVLWKDHTAVKEANEINKLARSWGGEDYTKYEGGIYSSEWFWAKILHVAREDKSVIDAAHTWMEHCDFITYLLADEKDLKKFKRSRCAAGHKAMWHESWGGLPDKEFLSKLDPYLALLRDDLYEETFTSNEIAGKLNEEWAGKLGLTTDTVIAVGTFDAHAGAVGAKVDHHALVRVMGTSTCDIMVSSNEAVGDKTVKGICGQVDGSVIPGMVGLEAGQSAFGDVLAWFKSVLQWPIDNLVLNSEILSEEQKAELKTEVEAKFIRSLAEQAENIPLAEAVPVALDWVNGRRTPDANQELKSAISGISLGTKAPHIFKALVNAICFGSKMIVDRFEDEGVKIETVIGIGGVARKSPFIMQTLANVLNMPIKVAESDQAPALGAAIYAAVASGIYENVIEASKVMGSDFEAEYFPQSSQVEVYAKLLEEYKQLGSFVEEQTNKK from the coding sequence ATGAAAGCATACGTAATAGGACTAGACTACGGCTCCGACTCGGTACGGGCTGTGATGATCGATGCGCAAAATGGGGCGGAACTGGCCTCGGAAGTGTTCTGGTATCCCAGATGGAAAGCACAAAAATATTGTAGACCGGCAATCAACCAGTTTAGGCAACATCCTTTGGATCATATTGAAGGACTGGAACATACAATTAGCTCCGTAATGGAACAAAGTGGAGTCTCACCAGAAACCGTGAAGGGTATTTGTATAGATACCACGGGCTCCTCACCAATGCCAGTGACCGAAGATGGTACTGCATTGGCCTGTGTGGAGGGCTTTCAGGAAAACCCAAATGCCATGATGGTACTTTGGAAAGACCACACTGCGGTAAAGGAAGCCAACGAAATCAACAAACTTGCCAGAAGCTGGGGCGGAGAGGATTACACCAAGTACGAAGGAGGAATTTATTCTTCCGAATGGTTTTGGGCCAAAATACTTCACGTGGCCAGAGAGGACAAAAGCGTAATCGATGCCGCACACACTTGGATGGAACATTGCGATTTCATTACCTATCTCTTGGCCGATGAAAAGGATTTGAAAAAATTCAAGCGAAGCAGATGTGCAGCAGGGCACAAAGCTATGTGGCACGAAAGCTGGGGTGGACTACCTGATAAGGAATTCTTGTCTAAATTAGACCCGTATCTAGCATTACTTCGTGATGATTTGTATGAAGAAACATTCACATCCAACGAAATAGCCGGAAAACTAAACGAAGAATGGGCCGGTAAATTGGGCCTAACCACTGATACGGTAATTGCCGTAGGTACTTTTGATGCCCACGCAGGTGCCGTAGGTGCCAAAGTGGACCATCATGCGCTGGTTCGGGTGATGGGAACATCCACTTGTGATATTATGGTGTCTTCCAACGAAGCTGTTGGTGACAAAACCGTTAAGGGAATCTGCGGCCAGGTGGATGGTTCTGTGATACCCGGTATGGTCGGTCTAGAAGCAGGACAATCTGCTTTTGGAGATGTACTCGCATGGTTCAAGAGTGTATTGCAATGGCCCATTGATAATCTTGTTTTGAACTCCGAAATCCTTTCAGAAGAACAAAAAGCAGAACTTAAGACTGAGGTGGAAGCAAAGTTTATTCGCTCTTTGGCAGAACAGGCGGAAAATATTCCACTAGCTGAAGCTGTACCCGTTGCTTTGGATTGGGTAAATGGTAGAAGAACACCAGATGCCAATCAAGAATTGAAGAGTGCCATATCTGGAATTTCCTTGGGAACCAAGGCGCCCCATATTTTTAAGGCGTTGGTCAATGCCATTTGTTTTGGCTCCAAAATGATCGTGGACCGTTTTGAAGATGAAGGCGTAAAAATAGAAACCGTAATCGGAATTGGTGGAGTGGCAAGAAAGTCCCCTTTTATTATGCAGACCTTAGCCAATGTGCTGAATATGCCCATTAAAGTTGCAGAATCCGATCAAGCCCCTGCTTTGGGTGCGGCAATTTATGCTGCCGTGGCATCAGGAATCTATGAAAATGTAATCGAGGCAAGCAAAGTAATGGGAAGTGACTTTGAAGCAGAATATTTCCCCCAATCCTCCCAAGTGGAAGTGTACGCCAAATTATTGGAAGAATACAAACAACTTGGAAGCTTTGTGGAAGAACAAACGAACAAAAAATAA
- a CDS encoding NUDIX hydrolase: MEIPKEAKLTKDINTQLNFYQKEDQVLLAVDCIIFGFDKTNLKILLIKRNFEPEKGKWSLIGGFLKKNENLDQAAIRVLNTLTGLSDIYMEQLYTYSKVDRDPGQRTISVAYFALIDVDSHQFDGIQIDSARWFDLDEAPELIFDHNEMIRKAISRLQRRAMTMPIGFELLPEKFTMRQLQNLYESILDKKLDKRNFINKINSLDVLVKLDEKDMTVSRKGAYLYVFDKEKYEKKVEEDGFSFKL, encoded by the coding sequence ATGGAAATACCCAAAGAAGCGAAATTGACCAAAGACATCAACACACAACTCAATTTCTATCAAAAAGAAGACCAAGTCCTTTTGGCTGTGGACTGCATTATTTTTGGTTTCGACAAAACCAACCTGAAAATTTTGCTGATCAAACGGAATTTTGAACCTGAAAAGGGAAAATGGTCCCTGATCGGTGGGTTTTTGAAAAAAAATGAAAATCTTGACCAAGCTGCGATACGGGTGCTTAACACCCTCACCGGATTGAGCGATATTTACATGGAACAGCTCTACACCTACAGTAAAGTGGACCGAGACCCTGGGCAACGCACCATTTCGGTGGCATATTTTGCCCTGATCGATGTGGATTCCCATCAGTTCGACGGGATTCAAATCGATTCTGCCCGTTGGTTCGACCTTGATGAAGCTCCTGAGCTGATTTTTGACCATAATGAAATGATCCGGAAGGCCATTTCAAGATTACAGCGTAGGGCCATGACCATGCCCATAGGTTTTGAACTGCTCCCCGAAAAGTTCACCATGCGACAGCTTCAAAATCTATATGAGTCCATTTTGGACAAAAAACTGGACAAACGCAACTTCATCAACAAGATCAATTCTTTGGACGTACTGGTGAAATTGGACGAAAAGGACATGACCGTCTCGCGCAAGGGTGCCTATCTGTATGTTTTTGACAAGGAGAAATACGAAAAGAAAGTCGAGGAAGACGGATTCAGTTTCAAACTGTAA
- the araA gene encoding L-arabinose isomerase produces MKISKKEIWFVTGSQHLYGPETLKQVASNSKDIVDGLNAAEKLPVSLVFKPIVTTPQEITALCREASNSPSCIGVVTWMHTFSPAKMWIAGLKILSKPLCHLHTQFNAEIPWDNIDMDFMNLNQSAHGDREFGFMMSRMRKNRKVVVGHWKDERVQQKLAVWARVALGADELQHMKVARIGDNMREVAVTEGDKVAAQMRFGVAVNGYDSSDITNIIDGLDQKVVDQLIEEYEASYNLSESLQKNGTQRQSLVDSAKIELGLRTFLDDGGFKAFTDTFENLGALKQLPGLAVQRLMADGYGFGGEGDWKTAALTRTMKVMAKGLDGGTSFMEDYTYHFTPEKDYVLGSHMLEICPSIASAKPSCEVHPLGIGGKEDPVRLVFDSPAGEALNASLIDMGNRFRLIVNEVEAVEPMADLPKLPVARVLWDAKPNLDVAATAWIHAGGAHHTVYTQALTTEYMEDFADIFGIELLVIDSDTKLRAFKDQLHANEAYYHLFQHGM; encoded by the coding sequence ATGAAAATATCTAAAAAAGAAATCTGGTTTGTAACAGGAAGCCAACATTTGTACGGACCAGAGACTTTAAAACAAGTAGCCAGCAATTCAAAAGATATTGTTGATGGTTTGAATGCAGCTGAGAAATTGCCTGTCTCCTTGGTTTTTAAACCTATTGTTACCACACCTCAAGAAATAACCGCTCTTTGTCGTGAAGCAAGTAACTCCCCATCCTGTATTGGGGTAGTGACTTGGATGCACACCTTTTCACCAGCAAAAATGTGGATTGCGGGACTTAAAATATTGAGCAAGCCGCTGTGCCATTTACACACACAATTTAATGCGGAAATCCCGTGGGACAATATTGATATGGATTTTATGAACCTGAACCAATCCGCACATGGTGACCGTGAGTTTGGATTTATGATGTCCAGAATGCGCAAAAACCGTAAAGTAGTGGTCGGTCATTGGAAAGATGAGCGCGTGCAACAAAAACTAGCTGTTTGGGCGAGAGTTGCCTTAGGGGCAGACGAATTGCAACACATGAAGGTTGCCAGAATTGGGGACAACATGCGTGAAGTTGCTGTTACAGAAGGTGATAAGGTTGCTGCTCAAATGCGTTTTGGTGTGGCAGTAAACGGTTACGATTCTTCAGATATTACCAATATTATTGATGGTTTGGATCAAAAAGTTGTTGATCAATTGATTGAGGAGTACGAAGCGAGTTACAACTTGTCAGAATCACTTCAAAAAAATGGAACACAGCGTCAATCTTTAGTAGATTCAGCTAAAATAGAATTGGGACTTAGAACTTTTTTGGATGATGGCGGATTCAAAGCCTTTACCGATACTTTTGAGAATCTTGGTGCCCTAAAACAATTGCCAGGTCTTGCAGTACAACGTTTAATGGCCGATGGATACGGTTTTGGTGGCGAAGGTGACTGGAAAACTGCCGCCCTTACAAGAACCATGAAGGTAATGGCCAAAGGATTGGACGGTGGAACTTCGTTTATGGAGGACTATACCTACCACTTCACCCCTGAAAAAGATTATGTGCTAGGTTCACACATGTTAGAGATTTGTCCGTCCATTGCAAGTGCTAAGCCATCTTGCGAAGTGCATCCTTTGGGTATTGGAGGCAAAGAAGACCCTGTACGATTGGTTTTTGATTCACCAGCGGGAGAAGCGCTGAACGCATCATTGATTGATATGGGAAACAGGTTCCGTTTGATCGTAAACGAAGTAGAAGCCGTAGAACCCATGGCCGATTTGCCAAAATTACCTGTGGCACGTGTGCTTTGGGACGCAAAACCGAATCTGGATGTTGCCGCTACCGCATGGATTCATGCAGGTGGAGCACACCATACCGTGTATACACAAGCATTGACTACCGAATACATGGAAGACTTCGCCGATATTTTCGGAATAGAACTTTTAGTTATAGATTCGGACACGAAACTTAGAGCATTTAAAGATCAACTCCACGCCAACGAAGCATACTATCATTTGTTTCAGCATGGAATGTAA
- a CDS encoding family 43 glycosylhydrolase, whose translation MRQRLWNIFLLLLVFGSVFGQERMGQLSIENVNPILPGYFADPTIKKFGDTYYIYATTDNEMLASGVPTVWYSKDFKHWYNYTMEVPSLESVNLRNFWAPDIIEGNDGKYYLYFGNCQAGCNIYGYVSDTPVGPWEKLNEDDTPVIAHNYPRKGFPSLDAQFFKDDDGRIYAYWGTWVHYNGGYAVGELDSGGMATIKKPKNIPLEETPQPFEAAYMIKKGDKYIFMYSGGSCHDETYNVRYSYSDSPYGPFIPGQNNPILSTNKDGTVHGPGHHSVLEENGRYYIVYHKHDYPMTRGGLSRQVCVDEMVFENDSTLKKVLQGSKSLQKLVKSDAQKNLALGTKTTTSSFYHLQSLQYDYEYKPSFATDNHNATMWKAGDNSFPQHLTLDLGKETQIKRVMTQFEFAGYYYQYKLEHSTDGKNWKHFADRSDNKIPGSPMIDDNDVKARYLKLTVLDTEKTGQYAAVWNIKVFGSLFEIPLSLQSKPSKEGSGAKSLNRELVAIDAMDVPQNGDFIDLPNKGDIGGNFEKDGEVSVNEDKEGVKAFNFTKGALVLDRPVPKSLEWNGAFTMATWVKNPQIAKEDECLVSWCDRFKYNLANSYNALHFNSGNYGAAAHLDGHFDMKYNNLPPANEWHHIVLTFDGVVEKVYVDGELDNSQNMTLASQIDDAKIRIGASDVGENYSGYMASMQMYDYALTESEIKKLMQATMPSDGKK comes from the coding sequence ATGAGGCAAAGGTTGTGGAACATATTTTTACTGTTGCTGGTTTTTGGAAGTGTTTTTGGCCAAGAACGTATGGGACAGCTGTCCATTGAAAATGTGAACCCGATTCTTCCCGGATATTTTGCCGACCCGACCATCAAAAAGTTTGGTGATACGTATTACATCTACGCCACCACCGATAATGAAATGTTGGCCTCTGGGGTTCCTACGGTTTGGTATAGCAAGGATTTCAAGCATTGGTACAATTATACCATGGAGGTTCCCTCCTTGGAGTCCGTGAATCTTAGGAATTTTTGGGCACCGGATATCATTGAAGGTAATGATGGCAAATATTATCTCTATTTTGGTAATTGTCAGGCAGGGTGCAATATATATGGATATGTGTCCGATACTCCCGTAGGTCCTTGGGAAAAATTAAACGAAGATGATACCCCGGTGATTGCCCATAACTATCCAAGAAAGGGATTCCCGTCCCTTGATGCACAATTTTTTAAGGATGATGATGGTAGGATCTATGCCTATTGGGGCACATGGGTGCACTACAATGGCGGATATGCCGTGGGTGAGTTGGATTCAGGCGGTATGGCAACAATCAAAAAACCGAAGAACATTCCTTTGGAAGAGACCCCACAGCCCTTTGAAGCCGCCTACATGATAAAAAAAGGGGACAAATATATTTTTATGTATTCCGGAGGTTCCTGTCACGATGAAACCTACAATGTGAGATATTCTTATTCTGATAGTCCTTACGGTCCTTTCATTCCGGGGCAAAATAATCCTATACTAAGCACCAATAAAGATGGAACCGTACATGGTCCCGGACATCATTCAGTTTTGGAAGAAAACGGGCGTTACTACATAGTCTATCACAAACATGATTACCCCATGACAAGGGGAGGTCTGTCGCGCCAAGTTTGTGTGGACGAAATGGTTTTTGAAAATGACTCCACCCTAAAAAAAGTGCTTCAGGGAAGCAAGAGCCTCCAAAAGTTGGTGAAATCCGACGCTCAAAAAAATTTGGCATTGGGAACTAAGACAACAACCTCTTCTTTTTATCATTTGCAGTCTCTTCAATACGATTATGAGTATAAACCCTCTTTTGCTACGGATAATCACAACGCTACGATGTGGAAAGCCGGAGACAACTCTTTTCCGCAGCATTTGACCTTGGATTTAGGAAAAGAGACCCAAATCAAAAGAGTGATGACCCAATTTGAGTTTGCCGGGTACTACTACCAATACAAACTGGAACATTCCACGGACGGGAAGAACTGGAAACATTTTGCTGACCGCTCCGATAACAAGATACCAGGAAGCCCCATGATCGATGATAATGATGTCAAGGCCCGCTATTTGAAACTTACCGTCTTGGATACGGAAAAAACAGGTCAATATGCAGCCGTATGGAACATCAAGGTTTTTGGTTCTTTGTTTGAAATTCCTTTGTCATTGCAAAGCAAACCATCAAAAGAAGGCTCTGGAGCAAAAAGTTTAAATAGGGAATTGGTAGCTATTGACGCCATGGATGTTCCACAAAATGGAGACTTTATTGATTTGCCCAATAAAGGAGACATTGGTGGAAACTTTGAAAAGGATGGCGAAGTGAGCGTAAACGAAGATAAGGAAGGAGTAAAAGCATTTAATTTCACCAAAGGCGCTCTTGTTCTGGACAGGCCTGTTCCCAAAAGCTTGGAATGGAACGGGGCTTTTACTATGGCCACTTGGGTCAAAAATCCGCAAATAGCCAAAGAGGATGAGTGTTTGGTTTCTTGGTGCGACCGCTTTAAATATAATCTGGCCAATTCCTACAATGCTTTGCATTTTAACAGTGGCAACTATGGAGCTGCAGCACATTTGGATGGCCATTTTGATATGAAATACAACAATCTTCCACCAGCAAATGAATGGCACCATATTGTGCTGACATTTGATGGGGTAGTGGAAAAAGTATATGTGGATGGGGAGTTGGACAATTCCCAAAACATGACCTTGGCCTCACAGATTGATGATGCCAAAATCAGGATAGGCGCCTCGGATGTGGGCGAGAACTATTCCGGCTATATGGCATCCATGCAGATGTATGATTATGCGCTGACCGAAAGTGAAATCAAAAAGCTGATGCAAGCAACAATGCCATCAGATGGTAAAAAGTAG